A part of Blastopirellula retiformator genomic DNA contains:
- a CDS encoding DUF1573 domain-containing protein produces the protein MSRSALLSLAFCLTLASVASAQDWARKMFNVTSHDFGTVARGADAIYEFDLQNIYEEDVHVASVRSSCGCTSPSVKNGDLKTWEKGAIVCKFNTDSFLGEKSATVTVTIDKPYYAEVQLNVRGHIRGDVVFQPGAVKLGSVDQGEPSSAKVNVAYAGSSNWQIVDVRSDNPHLAVEMSDPMRAGGRVSYDLTVKLKDDAPVGYIQDHLTLVTTDARNPNITLPVEGKVAPAVTVSPAALALGELTPGESIEKKLIVRAKKPFKITSIQCEDKSFQFAQPSEEAKLLHFIPLTYTAGGKTGPQTQKIVIETDIAGGASGETIATVNVKADQVKEDAAVTLNEKAVR, from the coding sequence GTGTCTCGATCAGCACTACTGTCGTTGGCATTTTGTTTGACGCTCGCTAGCGTCGCTTCGGCGCAGGACTGGGCTCGGAAGATGTTCAACGTCACGTCGCATGACTTTGGCACCGTCGCTCGCGGCGCTGATGCGATCTACGAGTTCGATCTGCAAAATATCTACGAAGAAGACGTCCACGTCGCCTCGGTTCGCTCCAGCTGCGGCTGCACCTCGCCATCGGTCAAAAACGGCGATCTCAAGACCTGGGAAAAGGGCGCCATCGTCTGCAAGTTCAATACCGACAGCTTCCTGGGCGAAAAAAGCGCCACCGTCACGGTGACGATCGATAAGCCTTACTACGCGGAAGTGCAACTCAACGTCCGCGGTCACATTCGCGGCGATGTTGTTTTTCAGCCCGGCGCTGTGAAGCTGGGCTCGGTTGATCAGGGCGAGCCTTCTTCGGCCAAAGTCAACGTTGCCTATGCTGGCAGCAGCAACTGGCAGATTGTCGACGTCCGCAGCGACAACCCGCACTTGGCGGTCGAAATGTCCGATCCGATGCGAGCCGGCGGTCGCGTTTCGTACGACCTGACCGTCAAACTGAAGGACGACGCCCCGGTTGGTTACATCCAAGATCATCTGACCCTGGTCACCACCGACGCCCGCAACCCGAACATCACGCTGCCGGTCGAAGGTAAAGTCGCCCCGGCGGTGACGGTCAGCCCGGCCGCGTTGGCTTTGGGCGAACTGACCCCGGGCGAATCGATCGAAAAGAAGTTGATCGTGCGAGCCAAAAAGCCGTTCAAGATCACTTCGATCCAGTGCGAAGACAAGTCGTTCCAATTCGCCCAGCCTTCGGAAGAAGCGAAGCTGCTACATTTCATTCCGCTGACCTATACCGCTGGCGGTAAGACCGGCCCGCAGACGCAGAAAATCGTGATCGAAACCGACATCGCCGGCGGCGCCTCGGGCGAAACGATCGCCACGGTCAACGTGAAAGCGGACCAGGTCAAAGAAGACGCTGCCGTCACGCTGAACGAAAAAGCGGTTCGCTAG
- a CDS encoding amidase, giving the protein MDAHRKIPPLCQQSAAQIVAGVTAGQFSVTEVIDQYAQRIEAVNPQVNALAVPMLDQARETAQALDAAGASAETSLLHGVPFTVKECFFVEGAPSTIGLTNQRKISQHDSPHVARMRAAGAIPLGLTNVPQLMIVHETDNPVYGLTKNPWDLQHGVGGSSGGEAAIIAAGGSPLGLGSDLGGSIRLPSHFCGVHGLKPTNRRLARAGAFANLRGMQGLEYQTGPMARHVEDLELALRVISSAQYGWRHGDVTPMPIGSSADVDLTKLRIGYWDYDGYFSAAPAIRRVVRESVSALKECGAQLIELRPPKIAEALQHYFAMISADGGADFRELLRGSKKDPEVARVVGLAKTPRWIRPLLAAILRMKGEKKLAELFVAAGPRSASSLWRATAAAGDYVAEIQDTWDAEQIDAVITPPHALPAFLHGMAVELLPSASYALLFNLLGVPCGTVACSRVSDDELSDRTDLADPVDRSAQKVELASSGMPVGLQVAGRPWREDQVLAIMAKIEDHFRERDDYPDVTRLPI; this is encoded by the coding sequence ATGGATGCCCACCGCAAGATTCCGCCCCTGTGCCAACAAAGCGCCGCGCAGATCGTCGCTGGCGTCACCGCCGGCCAGTTCTCGGTCACCGAAGTGATCGATCAATACGCCCAGCGGATCGAGGCGGTCAATCCGCAAGTGAACGCCCTCGCCGTTCCGATGCTGGATCAAGCGCGAGAAACCGCGCAGGCGCTCGACGCGGCTGGCGCCTCGGCCGAAACGAGTCTTTTGCATGGCGTGCCCTTCACGGTCAAAGAATGCTTCTTTGTTGAAGGGGCGCCATCGACGATTGGCCTGACCAACCAGCGCAAGATTTCGCAGCACGACAGTCCGCACGTCGCCCGGATGCGGGCCGCCGGGGCGATCCCGCTGGGGCTGACCAACGTGCCGCAGTTGATGATCGTCCATGAGACAGACAACCCGGTTTATGGACTGACCAAAAACCCTTGGGATCTGCAGCATGGCGTCGGCGGATCGAGCGGCGGCGAGGCGGCGATCATCGCAGCCGGCGGATCGCCGCTTGGCCTGGGCAGCGATCTCGGCGGCAGTATTCGCTTGCCGTCGCACTTCTGCGGCGTCCATGGCCTGAAACCTACCAACCGCCGCTTGGCCCGGGCCGGCGCGTTCGCCAACTTGCGCGGTATGCAGGGGCTTGAATACCAAACGGGCCCGATGGCCCGGCATGTCGAGGACCTGGAACTGGCGTTGCGGGTGATTTCTTCGGCCCAGTATGGCTGGCGACATGGCGACGTGACGCCGATGCCAATTGGCTCGAGCGCTGACGTAGATCTCACAAAATTGCGAATCGGATATTGGGATTACGACGGTTACTTCAGCGCCGCGCCGGCGATTCGACGCGTGGTGCGCGAGTCGGTCTCGGCGCTGAAGGAATGCGGCGCCCAACTGATCGAACTTCGCCCGCCGAAGATCGCCGAAGCGCTGCAGCACTACTTCGCCATGATCAGCGCCGATGGAGGCGCCGATTTTCGCGAGCTACTACGCGGCAGCAAGAAAGACCCCGAAGTCGCACGGGTCGTCGGCCTCGCGAAGACGCCCCGCTGGATTCGCCCGCTGTTGGCGGCAATTCTGCGAATGAAGGGGGAAAAGAAGCTGGCTGAACTGTTCGTTGCGGCGGGGCCTCGCTCGGCCAGTTCGCTGTGGCGAGCGACTGCCGCTGCCGGCGATTATGTAGCGGAGATTCAGGATACCTGGGACGCCGAACAGATCGATGCGGTGATCACGCCGCCCCATGCCCTGCCGGCGTTCTTGCATGGGATGGCGGTCGAGTTGTTGCCGTCCGCCAGTTACGCATTGCTGTTCAATTTGCTCGGCGTTCCGTGCGGAACGGTCGCCTGTTCGCGCGTCAGCGACGACGAACTTTCGGATCGCACCGATCTTGCCGACCCGGTTGATCGCAGCGCGCAAAAGGTGGAGCTGGCCAGCAGCGGCATGCCGGTTGGGCTGCAAGTCGCCGGGCGTCCCTGGCGCGAGGACCAAGTGCTGGCGATCATGGCGAAAATCGAAGACCATTTTCGCGAGCGTGACGATTATCCGGATGTGACGCGGCTGCCGATCTAG
- a CDS encoding cytochrome-c peroxidase: protein MVSRLFSLTLLLLAPLCAARGDDFISDVPLGLDWVRVPAENPQTDAKLKLGRRLFFDPQLSRDRTISCASCHDPQQGWSVSTPVAKGVNGRQGERNPPSIINTGLQHLLFWDGRARTLEEQVLEPIQNRVEMDMDLGELEQRLAADASYVAQFQTAFAGPISAERIAQAIAAFERTLLAAETPYDLFRNGRATALDDQMSRGSSVFFSRANCGDCHIAKVLTDHQLHDTGIGASPQKIRTPMLRDLERTAPYMHDGSIATLKEVIDYYDRGGNRREGLDVRMRPLGLSEAEKADLLYFLEAGLRSRHYPVTAGGGDLGEETSAG, encoded by the coding sequence ATGGTTTCTCGCCTATTCAGTCTGACCTTGCTCCTGCTCGCGCCGCTGTGCGCCGCGAGGGGGGATGACTTTATCTCGGACGTGCCGCTGGGGCTCGATTGGGTTCGCGTTCCCGCTGAGAATCCGCAAACCGACGCCAAGTTGAAGCTGGGGCGGCGATTGTTTTTTGATCCGCAGTTGTCGCGTGATCGGACGATCAGCTGTGCGTCGTGTCACGATCCCCAGCAAGGCTGGAGCGTCAGCACGCCGGTCGCTAAAGGCGTGAATGGTCGCCAGGGAGAACGCAATCCGCCGTCCATCATCAACACCGGCCTGCAGCATTTGCTCTTCTGGGATGGCCGGGCGCGGACGTTGGAAGAGCAGGTCTTGGAGCCGATTCAAAACCGCGTCGAAATGGACATGGACCTGGGCGAGCTTGAGCAGCGTCTGGCTGCCGATGCAAGCTATGTCGCGCAGTTTCAAACCGCGTTTGCGGGGCCAATCAGCGCCGAGCGGATCGCCCAGGCGATTGCCGCATTTGAACGAACCTTGCTGGCGGCTGAGACGCCATACGACCTGTTTCGCAATGGCCGCGCGACGGCGCTAGATGACCAAATGTCGCGCGGATCGAGCGTCTTTTTCAGCCGCGCGAATTGCGGCGACTGTCACATCGCCAAGGTGCTGACCGATCATCAGCTCCACGATACGGGGATCGGCGCATCCCCCCAGAAAATTCGAACTCCAATGCTCCGCGATTTGGAGCGAACAGCTCCCTATATGCATGATGGAAGTATCGCGACCCTAAAGGAAGTGATCGACTACTACGACCGTGGCGGCAACCGACGCGAAGGTCTAGATGTTCGGATGCGTCCCTTAGGGCTCAGTGAAGCCGAGAAGGCGGATCTCCTCTATTTCCTGGAAGCAGGACTGCGGAGTCGTCATTATCCTGTTACTGCCGGTGGCGGCGATCTTGGCGAGGAAACATCCGCGGGGTAG
- a CDS encoding phosphatidate phosphatase App1 family protein: MQPDDMAVSDFTVNQSVVVYPTYGYPSADGRRWVVEVHGCVFEKVPDNLPRWILLRLLARLMDATPDDLQTEIFQERILGFTVYKHRNKQIVVQIGERRYRLTERSAKNGQFRGRVELNRDEVEPLIETTPAGTFLPFQVVVDADDDRAFPARIRLLEHAGLSIISDIDDTVKHTDVATRKSMLANTFLREFSTVPGITELFKTWEEQGAAFHYVTSSPWQLYSPLSELFLTEGLPGGTFHMKSIRFRDPSVLRLFIARRWGKRKAIKHILQTFPSRKFVLVGDSGEKDPETYGLIARKFPEQVERIYIRDLSGKNSHPARYSRAFNGLPKRLWQVFREPSEIGDRGLSAADLPQISRRFA, from the coding sequence ATGCAGCCAGACGACATGGCCGTATCAGACTTTACCGTCAATCAGTCGGTAGTGGTCTATCCAACCTACGGTTACCCGTCTGCAGACGGCAGACGCTGGGTAGTGGAGGTCCATGGCTGCGTCTTTGAAAAGGTCCCGGATAACCTTCCCCGCTGGATCTTGCTGCGGCTGTTGGCCCGATTGATGGACGCCACGCCCGATGATTTGCAGACCGAGATCTTCCAAGAGCGGATACTCGGGTTCACCGTCTACAAGCACCGGAACAAGCAGATCGTCGTCCAAATCGGGGAGCGGCGGTATCGTCTGACCGAGCGATCGGCCAAGAACGGGCAATTCCGCGGCCGAGTCGAACTCAACCGGGACGAAGTCGAGCCGCTGATCGAGACCACCCCCGCCGGCACGTTCTTGCCGTTTCAGGTGGTGGTCGACGCCGATGACGATCGAGCGTTTCCGGCGCGGATTCGTTTGCTCGAACATGCCGGACTGTCGATCATCTCGGATATCGACGACACGGTCAAACATACCGACGTGGCCACGCGTAAGTCGATGCTGGCCAACACGTTCCTGCGTGAGTTCAGCACCGTTCCCGGCATTACGGAGCTGTTCAAAACCTGGGAAGAGCAGGGCGCCGCGTTCCACTATGTGACGTCGTCCCCTTGGCAGCTTTACTCGCCGCTGTCCGAGCTGTTTTTGACGGAAGGTCTGCCCGGCGGCACTTTTCATATGAAATCAATCCGCTTTCGCGATCCGAGCGTCTTGCGGCTGTTTATTGCCCGGCGGTGGGGGAAACGGAAGGCGATCAAGCACATTTTGCAGACCTTTCCGTCGCGGAAGTTCGTGCTGGTTGGCGATTCCGGCGAAAAAGATCCGGAAACCTACGGCCTGATCGCCCGTAAGTTCCCCGAGCAGGTCGAGCGGATCTATATCCGCGATTTGAGTGGGAAAAACTCGCATCCGGCGCGGTATTCCAGGGCATTTAACGGGTTGCCGAAGCGGTTGTGGCAGGTCTTCCGAGAGCCGAGCGAGATTGGCGATCGGGGGCTTTCTGCGGCCGACTTGCCGCAGATCTCACGTCGCTTTGCGTGA